The Bacteroidota bacterium genome has a segment encoding these proteins:
- the murD gene encoding UDP-N-acetylmuramoyl-L-alanine--D-glutamate ligase has protein sequence MRISILGAQESGLGAAVLAQQLGYSVFVSDAGLPQAPFVAELQQRGIAHELGGHTPERVLQADILVKSPGIPTEAPLVQQALAHGLEVISEIEFAARHTHSRIIAISGSNGKTTTTSLIYHILKKGGLDVGLCGNIGNSFARMVAQDPHAWYCVEVSSFQLDHVVHFRPHIAVLTNIYENHLNRYGGSMQRYADAKMRISQNQGPDDYLVYCADSPVLVDALARNPTQATQIPYAFEEAEDVLVYIENQHIMLDLNKKLKAKKTEKLPLDALKLKGKHNQHNAMASAVVGRLVDIRKEVIRESLEEFDSMPHRLEPVRTVQGVHFINDSKATNVNAAWFALQSMHRPTVWILGGIDKGNDYGMILPLVQEKVKAIVILGEGKDKIEQAFRGTVKTILHAEQMTSAVQMALELAAEGDSVLLSPACASFDLFDNYEARGDAFKAEVLKLNQD, from the coding sequence CTGCCGCAGGCGCCCTTTGTGGCCGAGCTGCAGCAGCGGGGCATAGCCCACGAGCTGGGTGGCCATACGCCCGAGCGGGTGCTACAGGCCGACATCCTGGTCAAAAGCCCGGGCATCCCTACGGAGGCCCCCCTGGTACAGCAGGCACTGGCCCACGGCCTGGAGGTGATCAGCGAGATAGAGTTTGCCGCCCGGCATACCCATAGCCGCATCATTGCCATCAGTGGCAGCAATGGCAAAACCACCACCACCAGCCTCATCTACCACATCCTGAAGAAAGGCGGACTGGACGTAGGCCTGTGTGGCAATATAGGCAACAGCTTTGCCCGCATGGTGGCCCAGGACCCCCACGCCTGGTACTGTGTGGAGGTCAGCAGCTTTCAGCTAGACCATGTGGTGCACTTCCGCCCACACATTGCCGTGCTCACAAATATCTACGAAAACCACCTGAACCGCTATGGCGGCAGCATGCAGCGCTACGCCGATGCCAAGATGCGAATCAGCCAGAACCAGGGCCCGGACGACTACCTGGTATACTGTGCCGATAGCCCTGTGCTGGTAGACGCGCTGGCCCGGAACCCCACACAGGCTACCCAGATACCCTATGCTTTCGAAGAGGCCGAGGATGTACTTGTTTATATTGAAAATCAACACATTATGCTAGACCTGAATAAGAAGTTAAAAGCTAAGAAAACGGAAAAACTACCCCTGGATGCGCTGAAGCTGAAAGGAAAGCACAACCAGCACAATGCCATGGCCAGTGCCGTGGTAGGCCGCCTGGTAGACATCCGCAAGGAAGTGATCCGCGAGAGCCTGGAGGAGTTTGACAGCATGCCCCACCGCCTGGAGCCGGTGCGCACCGTGCAGGGCGTGCATTTCATCAACGACAGCAAGGCCACCAATGTAAATGCCGCCTGGTTTGCCCTACAGAGCATGCACCGCCCTACGGTGTGGATACTGGGCGGGATAGACAAGGGCAATGACTATGGCATGATCCTGCCCCTGGTGCAGGAAAAAGTAAAAGCCATTGTCATCCTGGGTGAGGGAAAGGACAAGATAGAGCAGGCCTTTCGCGGTACGGTAAAGACCATCCTGCATGCTGAGCAGATGACGAGCGCGGTGCAAATGGCCCTGGAGCTGGCTGCCGAGGGAGACTCGGTGCTGCTAAGCCCTGCCTGTGCCAGTTTCGACCTGTTCGACAACTACGAGGCCCGGGGCGATGCCTTCAAGGCCGAGGTGCTAAAGCTGAACCAAGACTAG